The DNA window GTACACAGGAGTATTCTTCAGATCCTTGTCACCGTACATGGCGGCCAGAGAGAAACCATCTTCGCCACCCTGAGTCTTGGCAGCTTCGGCGGCATAGGTCACGCCCAGACGGAAGTTGTTCATGGCAGGTGTCATGTAGGTCACTGTCTGTTCAACGCGGTTGTCACCCTTGAACAGGTGCTTCAGGTCACCAGACAGGTCGTTGAACAGGTCAACGTTACCTTGGGAATTCTTCATCATGGTGTCATTACGACCCAGAGAAACGGCACCGAAAGCACCTTTCAGGCCGACAAACTGGTTACGGGCCAGGAAGTTGTCTTTGGCATCGTTGCCGGTATCCACTTCATATTCCACAGTGTAGAAGGCTTCCAGTGAGCTGCTCAGCTCGAAATCACCTTTAACACCCAGACGAGAAGCGTTGCTTTGTACAGTAGTTTCTGACTCTACGCCGTCGTCGTTGGACTGGGCAGTCACGTTTACCTTACCATAAACAGTCAGAGGCTCAGCGGCCTGGGCAGACGCGAGAGTGGCAGCGGTCAGTGCAGAAGCGAGTAAAGTTTTGCAAAACACGTTCATCATTTAATCCTTTCGACGTTCTGTTCGTCTTGGTTATTGGTTTGGAACGAGCGCAAGTTTGCAACGGATATATTGCAGTTTTATTTCACTGCTGCAGTAAGCTGCATCATTCGGTGAATAATGCAGCACAAAAGCAAATATTATTAATATTTAACAACGCCTTAAGATGATTTTTACACTGTGTGACAGTTTGATGAATTCTGTGGCTGCCGCAATTTCAATACGGGTTTACCCCCGCAGGTGTATGGCTTACACTGCGGTTTTATTTT is part of the Shewanella cyperi genome and encodes:
- a CDS encoding porin; its protein translation is MMNVFCKTLLASALTAATLASAQAAEPLTVYGKVNVTAQSNDDGVESETTVQSNASRLGVKGDFELSSSLEAFYTVEYEVDTGNDAKDNFLARNQFVGLKGAFGAVSLGRNDTMMKNSQGNVDLFNDLSGDLKHLFKGDNRVEQTVTYMTPAMNNFRLGVTYAAEAAKTQGGEDGFSLAAMYGDKDLKNTPVYAALAYDSEVAGYDILRATVQAKLADFTLGGMYQQQEKSVGGTSTDGFLLSAAYHINAVVLKAQYQDMEDKGDSWSIGADYKLGKPTKLLAFYTTRDMDASTESEDYIGVGIEHKF